A single genomic interval of Helianthus annuus cultivar XRQ/B chromosome 13, HanXRQr2.0-SUNRISE, whole genome shotgun sequence harbors:
- the LOC110899012 gene encoding UPF0496 protein At1g20180 has translation MESVDHLFTGCPVFMEVWQLVFSWCQVPHFFAFHVRDLLCLHLTAKSSTRAKKSFYGVILTAFWSIWKARNDHIFNQKEVSVRRIMEEIKVISYLWITKRGRMTDMTWDSWGKHKKQSTSRLVSETNVSKEYLDVFRTKSYIDICHKVQSHIGLDNESSSSCDRYIRQFDILCEPEKETMANLAKTFDMHCLILDFLNAGLESWKICEKLLGSVHQAKSNYHRIKRVIKVAERVPKDDQHVEVYKELALYSSLANPLSDFSPEKFPKMHHHLNPLLKRLTTHRTRIKRKRKLIICLKKGVGCALVASYSVLVLALLVLALHGLVGIVTSSGLFACSLGLTNKAKMTHKGLNTGELKRVSVLLDVAAKGIYTLIKDFDTIGSLAGRLHNEVEFGRAVARNCVGNLKSDTLEEVMKEFRVHESRFMEQMEELKDHVYLCLLNVNRSRRALVEEMVPCT, from the exons ATGGAGTCGGTTGACCATTTATTTACGGGTTGTCCGGTATTTATGGAGGTGTGGCAATTGGTGTTTTCTTGGTGTCAAGTGCCGCATTTCTTCGCGTTCCATGTTCGGGATTTGCTTTGTTTACACTTGACTGCTAAGAGTAGTACTCGTGCTAAAAAATCGTTCTATGGGGTTATTTTAACGGCATTTTGGAGTATTTGGAAAGCTAGGAATGATCACATTTTCAATCAAAAGGAGGTGTCGGTCAGGAGAATCATGGAAGAGATAAAGGTCATCAGCTATTTGTGGATTACTAAACGCGGTAGGATGACGGACATGACTTGGGATTCTTGGG GTAAACACAAGAAACAATCCACAAGTAGGTTAGTCAGTGAAACAAATGTTAGCAAAGAGTATCTAGATGTATTTAGGACCAAATCTTACATAGATATTTGCCACAAAGTTCAAAGCCACATAGGCTTGGACAATGAATCATCTTCATCGTGTGATCGTTACATTCGCCAGTTTGATATCCTATGCGAACCCGAAAAAGAAACCATGGCTAACTTAGCCAAGACCTTTGACATGCACTGTTTGATCCTTGATTTTTTAAATGCTGGATTAGAATCATGGAAGATATGTGAAAAACTTCTTGGATCTGTCCATCAAGCAAAATCCAATTATCATAGAATCAAAAGGGTCATCAAGGTAGCCGAAAGGGTCCCAAAAGATGATCAACATGTTGAAGTATATAAAGAGTTAGCCTTGTATTCATCGTTGGCGAACCCCCTATCGGATTTCAGTCCAGAGAAGTTCCCCAAAATGCACCACCATCTTAATCCGTTGCTAAAGAGGTTAACCACTCATCGCACAAGGATAAAAAGAAAGCGAAAACTTATCATATGTTTGAAAAAGGGTGTTGGTTGTGCACTTGTAGCTTCTTATAGCGTGTTAGTTCTTGCACTTCTAGTTCTTGCACTTCATGGGTTGGTTGGGATTGTAACATCTTCAGGATTGTTCGCTTGTTCATTAGGTTTAACCAACAAGGCAAAGATGACCCATAAAGGTCTAAATACGGGTGAGCTTAAACGAGTTAGTGTGTTACTAGATGTGGCTGCTAAAGGGATTTACACATTGATAAAAGACTTTGATACAATTGGTTCACTAGCCGGAAGATTACACAATGAAGTTGAATTCGGGAGGGCAGTAGCTCGTAATTGTGTTGGAAATCTAAAGTCCGACACGTTAGAGGAAGTGATGAAGGAGTTTAGGGTTCACGAGAGTCGCTTCATGGAGCAGATGGAAGAATTGAAGGATCATGTATACTTGTGTTTGCTCAATGTTAATAGATCAAGAAGGGCCCTTGTGGAAGAGATGGTGCCTTGTACTTAG